A single genomic interval of Pseudomonas sp. FeN3W harbors:
- a CDS encoding winged helix-turn-helix domain-containing protein: MEQETWRILIVEDDRRLAELTQEYLQSSGGFEVSIESDGACAAERIIAERPDLVVLDLMLPGEDGLSICRRVRDRYDGPILMLTARADDLDQVLGLETGADDYVCKPVRPRLLLARIRALLRRQPPETPANAKRLQFGPLVIDSALREAWLREQQIELTGAEFDLLWLLTSNPGRILSREEIFAELRGIEYDGQDRSIDVRISRIRPKIGDDPDHPRLIKTVRGKGYLFVSEAAVAMV; the protein is encoded by the coding sequence ATGGAGCAAGAGACGTGGCGGATTCTCATCGTCGAGGACGATCGACGGCTGGCTGAGCTGACGCAGGAATACCTGCAGAGCAGTGGCGGCTTCGAGGTATCGATCGAGTCGGATGGCGCCTGTGCTGCCGAGCGCATCATCGCGGAGCGTCCGGATCTGGTGGTGCTCGATCTGATGCTGCCCGGCGAGGATGGCCTGTCGATCTGCCGGCGGGTGCGTGACCGCTACGATGGCCCGATCCTCATGCTCACCGCGCGGGCCGACGATCTGGATCAGGTGCTGGGGCTGGAAACCGGCGCTGACGACTATGTCTGCAAACCGGTGCGTCCGCGTCTGTTGCTGGCGCGCATTCGCGCCTTGCTGCGCCGTCAGCCGCCGGAAACGCCGGCCAATGCCAAGCGCCTGCAGTTCGGCCCGCTGGTGATCGACAGCGCACTGCGCGAAGCCTGGCTGCGCGAACAGCAGATCGAACTGACCGGCGCCGAGTTCGACCTGCTCTGGCTGCTGACCTCCAACCCCGGGCGCATTCTTTCCCGTGAAGAAATCTTCGCCGAGCTGCGCGGCATCGAATACGACGGTCAGGACCGCTCCATCGATGTGCGTATCTCGCGTATCCGTCCCAAGATCGGTGACGATCCCGATCATCCGCGGCTGATCAAGACGGTGCGCGGCAAGGGCTATCTGTTCGTTTCCGAAGCTGCCGTGGCGATGGTGTAG
- a CDS encoding ATP-binding protein yields the protein MNSIFLRIYGGMLGVLVLVALLGTSGLHLLNQYRADDHRERLASGTFRLMAHNMSSMTPIERRQAANLWGRLLGIPLRVRTLDDVSLERRLEARLLRGQVLVEQIRPQSTTVFSLVSAKDRLVLTGEVEQLSEQLARATIYLLIDELIRYPEAEQPRRLAELKKARGFGFDLELLTRDSANLDDDQRRRLDEGDTVMALARGGDAVRVFAAIAGTGWIMQLGPLYQMNPYPPQLLVLIGLLGLSLIGLTVYLLVRQLEQRLSVLEGAATRIAAGNLETRVPDVGTDSVGRLAAAFNGMARHLQRLLAVQREMVSAVAHELRTPVARLRFGLEMSAEAQTDEARRKYLEGMDGDIDDLDALVDEMLVYSRLERGSPTLHFQQVDLGALVDQVIGELAPLRADVGVSRGECITAADGSCWAEAEPQYLRRALSNLITNAMRHAERQVQVSFAIDGQTVRLEVDDDGPGVPEADWEKVFTPFLRLDDSRTRASGGHGLGLSIVRRIIYWHGGRSQLGHSDLGGARFSLLWPRRRADQAAAG from the coding sequence ATGAACTCGATCTTCCTGCGCATCTATGGCGGCATGCTCGGGGTGCTGGTGCTGGTGGCGCTGCTCGGCACCAGCGGCCTGCACCTGCTCAACCAGTACCGTGCGGACGATCACCGCGAGCGCCTGGCCAGCGGCACCTTCCGCCTGATGGCGCACAACATGAGCAGCATGACGCCGATCGAACGGCGCCAGGCGGCGAACCTCTGGGGGCGGCTGCTGGGCATTCCGCTGCGGGTGCGCACGCTCGACGATGTCAGCCTGGAACGCCGGCTGGAGGCGCGCCTGCTGCGCGGGCAGGTGCTGGTCGAGCAGATTCGCCCGCAGAGCACCACGGTATTCAGCCTGGTCAGCGCAAAGGATCGGCTGGTGCTCACCGGCGAGGTGGAACAGCTCAGCGAGCAGCTGGCGCGCGCGACCATCTATCTACTGATCGACGAGCTGATTCGTTATCCCGAAGCCGAGCAGCCGCGACGGCTCGCCGAACTGAAAAAGGCGCGTGGTTTCGGCTTCGATCTGGAATTGCTGACGCGTGACAGCGCCAACCTCGATGACGACCAGCGTCGACGGCTGGACGAGGGCGACACGGTGATGGCGCTCGCTCGTGGCGGCGATGCCGTGCGCGTGTTCGCGGCCATCGCCGGCACCGGCTGGATCATGCAGCTCGGTCCGCTGTACCAGATGAATCCCTATCCGCCGCAGTTGCTGGTCCTGATCGGCCTGCTCGGCCTGTCGCTGATCGGCCTCACCGTGTATCTGCTGGTGCGCCAGCTGGAGCAGCGCCTGAGCGTGCTGGAAGGCGCTGCGACCCGCATCGCCGCGGGCAATCTGGAAACCCGCGTGCCGGACGTCGGCACCGATTCGGTCGGGCGCCTGGCTGCGGCATTCAACGGCATGGCCAGGCATCTGCAACGCTTGCTGGCGGTGCAGCGCGAAATGGTCAGTGCCGTGGCCCATGAGCTGCGCACGCCGGTCGCGCGCCTGCGCTTCGGTTTGGAAATGAGCGCCGAGGCGCAGACCGATGAGGCCCGGCGCAAGTACCTGGAAGGCATGGACGGCGACATCGACGACCTCGATGCGCTGGTCGACGAGATGCTGGTGTATTCGCGGCTGGAGCGCGGCTCGCCGACCCTGCATTTCCAGCAGGTCGACCTAGGTGCGCTGGTCGATCAGGTGATCGGTGAGCTGGCGCCGCTCCGCGCCGATGTCGGCGTCAGCCGCGGGGAATGCATCACGGCTGCCGATGGCAGCTGCTGGGCCGAGGCGGAGCCGCAGTACCTGCGCCGCGCCCTGAGCAACCTGATCACCAACGCCATGCGCCATGCCGAGCGTCAGGTGCAGGTCAGCTTCGCCATCGATGGGCAAACGGTGCGGCTGGAGGTGGACGACGACGGCCCCGGCGTGCCGGAAGCGGATTGGGAAAAGGTCTTCACCCCGTTCCTGCGCCTGGACGACAGCCGTACCCGCGCCTCGGGCGGGCACGGGTTGGGCTTGTCCATCGTGCGGCGGATCATCTACTGGCACGGCGGCCGCTCGCAGCTGGGGCACAGCGATCTGGGCGGCGCGCGTTTCAGCCTGCTCTGGCCGCGGCGCAGAGCGGACCAAGCAGCGGCTGGCTGA
- a CDS encoding DUF4197 domain-containing protein, translating into MLRIITLVAGLALSASAFALSLSDLTQSDASAGLKDALSQGAKVAVQQLGRPGGFSSDPDVRIELPGNIGKASRMLKMLGMGAQVEQLENSMNLAAEKAVPEAQQLLLDAVRKMTVQDAKAILAGGDDSATQYLDQSSREQIRAKFLPIVKQATDQVGLAQQYNAVAAKVPAGTNSSYANIESYVTEQALDGLFTVIAEQEASIRKNPTAAATSLAKKVFGLL; encoded by the coding sequence ATGTTGCGCATCATCACTCTCGTTGCAGGCCTGGCACTTTCTGCCAGCGCTTTCGCCCTTTCACTTTCCGACCTGACCCAGAGCGACGCCAGCGCCGGCCTCAAGGATGCCCTGAGCCAGGGCGCCAAGGTCGCCGTACAGCAGCTCGGCCGCCCTGGCGGCTTCAGCAGCGATCCGGACGTGCGCATCGAACTGCCGGGCAACATCGGCAAGGCTTCGCGGATGCTGAAGATGCTCGGCATGGGTGCACAGGTCGAGCAGCTGGAGAACAGCATGAACCTGGCCGCCGAGAAGGCCGTGCCAGAAGCTCAGCAACTGCTGCTGGATGCCGTGCGCAAGATGACCGTGCAGGACGCCAAGGCGATTCTCGCCGGCGGTGACGACTCGGCCACCCAGTACCTCGACCAGTCCAGCCGCGAGCAGATTCGCGCGAAGTTCCTGCCCATCGTCAAACAGGCCACCGACCAGGTCGGCCTGGCACAGCAGTACAACGCCGTCGCCGCCAAGGTGCCGGCTGGCACGAACAGCAGTTACGCGAATATCGAAAGCTATGTCACCGAACAGGCGCTCGATGGCCTGTTCACCGTGATCGCCGAGCAGGAAGCGAGCATTCGCAAGAACCCCACCGCCGCAGCCACCAGCCTGGCGAAAAAGGTGTTCGGACTGCTCTGA